The genomic segment TTCCTTCTGATCCTTATATTTAANATTTTCCCATAAGGGTCAAAATGTCTCTCCAGATCCTTTGTCCTGGCGTGAACTNGATCANAATTAATAACAAACAAAGTTTTGGATGGCCTTGAATTAGATGAAGGTTTTCTGGAATCACCACCTGACCTTCTACTGTCACGTTCTTGctacaaatcaaaataaaaatatagtgaacgttaaaaacttaaattttggaCAATAAACCAGAATTACAAAATAAGCAGCAACTAAAAGCACAAGTTCCTTTGAATAAACAAGCATGTGTCAACTAGCGAGACTAGGCAAAGTTAGTATTGATTTATAGTATGATAAAAAGCATGTACACAAGATAGTATAATAACTATCATTTGGGTCTCAGTGCCATTTACTACCTACCTTAGTCCACTCAACACGAATCCGGCGTCCCTTTCTACCAAATTCAGTTCTATCAAGCCTTCTGATTGCATACTCAGCATCTCGTTCATCTTCCATGTAAATGAAAGCAAACCCTGAGAAACAAGAATGTTAAACACAAAACAGCACATAAATACTTGATTTAAACATTTGAAGACTCCTGGCATGAAGACAATTTAGGAATGATGGTGTGCATCAACTTTGCTGATGAGATAAAAATTCAACATAAATCGTGAATAAAAACTGTCAAGAAGTACCACAACACCTGCCACAGTTGCGAAATCATCATGGTTTCTATGTTGAAACATGTTGGAAATTGAACACTGAGCAAAAGTCATGAATGAAAAAGCAATGAATGCTGAGGATATGCAGAATGGCAGGGCAAGGACGGATCAGATTATTTCTTCTGGAAAAATACAAGAAGGAGAAGCTGGGGCACATTCTAGAAAAGAAATGCAGAGAGGCACATCCATCCAAGAAGAGCATGGACATTCCAACTTTCCAAGTAATCCTGCCACAAAGAAATGATTGAGTATGGGGGTTCATATCTTAATGACAGTTCTCTttcttaaaaaggaaaagaaaatgtacaTCCATTCAAAAGAAACTAGTCAAAGAACATCATCTTGACCCTTTCAAGAATCAATTGAGGAGAGAAGTTACGGTTGACAGTTTGGGATGGTAAATCATGGAAGAATCAATGGACTCCGGGTTCTCAAGCATGCTCCAATTCACGttcaagacaaaaaaaaaaagttttaagagACTAACAAAAAAATGCATCTCATCCCTTACACTCATCCGGTGcgttagaataaaaaatttgggTTAACACAAATATGAGGATTTTACTATTTATACTCCGCTAAAGGTGCAAAGAAAATAAGTGACAACTTAATTTGCTTAACAGTTTCAGAACAATGAATAATTCTCTTCCTTTTGTTTCCTGGTGTATCCAAACCGACATCAGAAAAGGGTCAATGAGTTCTATGATTCATTTCAATTGTTGCACATAACATTTTCCTGTCCCAAACATATGTGACTCAACCCAAGTGGACAATTTTATCTCAACTTCCACATCCTCAAACACCGCCATTCACTGTGTAACGCCAGACGACCAGCTTCCTTGCAAGAGAACACACTCATCTGTGAAACATCAAATCTTCCAGCTCAAACAACCCATCCAACTACCACGCGGCAAGTTCagcacaacaacaaccaaaacGTTTAAAAGTACCACAGCAAAAATTTCAACTTTGCCACCCAATATACCAAACCCATTATCAAAAATCACATTCGAGAACATATGAAATTTATCCTGAGAAAGAGCACtaataaactaaacaaaattaaattaaaaaaaaaaacgaaaacaaaGAATGATATACCAGATTTCATGTCGACTCTATCGACTTTCCCGTATCTTCTGAAGAGCCTCTCCACATCAGATTGACGCGCGTCGAAATCCAGGTTCCCACAGAAAACAGGCCTCATTTTTCCTTCAGCAAAGTCAAAGCTTCGGAATCTCTTTGCACGCGACCTGCAATCCAATGCAAGGAAAAATCAAGTCATAATCGCATATCAAAACCGATGAAATCGAAGAAAAATATTGGGATTGGACGGATCGCAGGTGGAGGAAGAAGGAAGTGAAGTAGATCTGACGTTGGGTGGAAGAATGGTACCTAGCCGGAAGGGCGGAGGGTTTGCGATAGAAACCCTAGGCGTAAGATTGGGAGTATTGCGAtacaagagagagagagtaagaGAAAGTTGAAAAGTGAAGAGTGAGGAAAAGAAGGTAATATTCACATCAAATCATACGGCCACGTGGCATGAAGTTCCTCGTGTActtaaaagaacttttaaacatttcatgttttaaaaaaatataattttgttaactaTGTCTCTATGGATTCCAGTTTTAAATTGAGtaaattatgtgaaaaaaagataaaagtgtaccacaatcatt from the Vigna radiata var. radiata cultivar VC1973A unplaced genomic scaffold, Vradiata_ver6 scaffold_292, whole genome shotgun sequence genome contains:
- the LOC106779006 gene encoding serine/arginine-rich splicing factor RS41 isoform X1, which produces MRPVFCGNLDFDARQSDVERLFRRYGKVDRVDMKSGFAFIYMEDERDAEYAIRRLDRTEFGRKGRRIRVEWTKQERDSRRSGGDSRKPSSNSRPSKTLFVINXDXVHARTKDLERHFDPYGKXLNIRIRRNFAFIQYESQEDATRALEATNLSKFMDRVITVEYAIRDDDDRDRRNGYSPERRAHDSPDGRYGRGRSPSPYRRGRGSPDYGHGSNPSSRPETKGSPKYERAESPINXRYDSRSPPPRERSRS